In Papaver somniferum cultivar HN1 chromosome 1, ASM357369v1, whole genome shotgun sequence, a genomic segment contains:
- the LOC113314155 gene encoding uncharacterized protein LOC113314155, whose protein sequence is MRERHVPKTSEELQASFDKIFGAYTKACKKRAGSLHDFQLKLVNIDLDFRFSKAANPDIYPDVVKLPAIKSMLDLLNGRYYCRNVLAGFILCTFETLTDPDIFVPGQEEEATLFVESLVKLGALDVFVSTLAKFRGDDVLFPAVQTIAQMIFLKPELAEPAGKNPQLMDWVFKSLRSPIWNDLKMHVLGFLNTLLMSSFKNRLEFGEMDAVAVVVNALSSLEEDFIPDEEYLLQTLFSCLLFLLEFHDNIVKFVKAGGVQSMIGIIQQEDFGYCYGSAITALDIAVKACKSASKEFVNDKLAFDTAFPPSMDMTDLPRASKIVIALKLDQPKYSK, encoded by the exons ATGCGCGAAAGACATGTTCCTAAAACATCAGAAGAACTTCAGGCATCTTTCGATAAAATATTCGGTGCTTACACTAAAGCTTGTAAGAAACGTGCTGGTTCTCTTCATGATTTTCAACTTAAACTTGTTAATATAGATTTAGACTTCAGATTTTCCAAAGCTGCTAATCCTGATATTTATCCCGATGTAGTAAAGCTTCCGGCTATCAAATCGATGCTTGATTTATTAAATGGTAGATATTATTGTCGGAACGTTTTAGCTGGTTTTATTCTTTGTACATTCGAAACTCTAACTGATCCGGATATTTTCGTACCTGGTCAAGAAGAAGAAGCTaccttatttgttgaatctctagTTAAGTTAGGAGCCCTGGACGTCTTTGTTTCCACTCTTGCTAAGTTTCGTGGAGATGATGTTCTTTTCCCAGCAGTTCAAACTATTGCGCAGATGATTTTTCTTAAACCAGAATTAGCAGAACCCGCTGGAAAGAATCCCCAACTGATGGATTGGGTGTTTAAATCACTCAGGTCTCCCATATGGAATGATCTAAAAATGCATGTTCTGGGGTTCTTAAATACTCTTTTGATGTCTAGTTTTAAAAATAGACTTGAATTTGGGGAAATGGATGCTGTAGCTGTTGTAGTAAATGCTCTTTCATCTCTTGAAGAAGATTTTATCCCGGACGAAGAATACCTGCTGCAGACTTTGTTTAGTTGTTTACTTTTTCTATTAGAATTTCACGACAATATAGTGAAGTTTGTCAAGGCTGGAGGTGTTCAGTCAATGATTGGAATTATTCAGCAAGAGGACTTTGGTTATTGTTATGGGTCTGCAATTACGGCACTTGATATCGCAGTGAAAGCTTGTAAATCTGCTTCTAAGGAATTTGTGAATGATAAGTTGGCATTTGACACTGCATTCCCTCCTTCCATGGATATG ACCGACCTTCCTAGAGCAAGCAAAATAGTGATcgctttaaagctagaccaaccaaaatacaGCAAGTGA